The nucleotide window GGCGGAACTGGCCGTCGCGGAGGTCACCCGCTGGGCGGGCGGGCAGGCGTTCGCCCACCCCGTCCGCCGGGAGCGCCTGGGGATGATCGCGTGAAGCTGCCCGGAGACGACCACGCCCTCAGCCCGCACACCGGGTACACCCGCGACCACTGGATCGCCGTGGCGGACGGCCTGCTGGCGGCGGCGTGGCGGTGGGCGACGCCGGGTGGCGCCCGGCTCGACCTGCCGGGCCCGCCGTCGGGCAGCGGCGTCCGCTCGGACGGCCTGGAAGGCTTCGCCCGGACGTTCCTCGCCGCCGCGTTCCGGGTCGCCGGCGAAGCGGGCAAGGACCCGCACGGGTGGCTCGAGCGGTACGCCGGGGGCCTCGACGCGGGCACGCGCACCCCGGGGCGGGACGACGCGGAGTCGTGGCCGCTGATCGGCGACCACCCCGTCGCCGGCCAGCCGATGGTCGAATCCGCGTCGGTCGCGCTCGGCCTGCGGCTGACCCGGCCGTGGCTGTGGGACCACCTCGCGCCCGCGGTGCAGGACCGGGTCGAGGCGTGGCTGCGCGGCGCGCTGCGGCACGTCCCGGCGCCGAACAACTGGTACCTGTTCCCCTTCACCGTCGCCGGGTTCCTCGCCTCGGTGGGGCGCGCCGACGCCGAGACGGCGCAAGCCCGCGACCGGGCGCTGGAGCTCCTGGACGGCTGGTACCGCGGCGACGGGTGGTACGGCGACGGCGACGGCCGCGCCTTCGACCACTACAACGGCTGGGCGCTGCACCTGTACCCGGTCCTGGACGCCCACCTCGCGGGCGGCCCGGCGCCCTTCGGCCCGCGGCTGCGGGAGCACCTGGCAAGCTTCGGGCTGTGGTTCGGCGGCGACGGCGCACCGCTCCACTTCGGACGGTCGCTGACCTACCGCTTCGCGGCCGCCTCGGCGGTCGGCCTCGGCGCGGTCACCGGCGACACCCCGCTGCGGCCGGGCGTGTCACGCCGGCTGCTCAGCGGGGCCCTGCGCTACTTCCTCGACCGCGGCGCCGTCGACGAACACGGGCTGCTGAGCCTCGGCTGGCACGGGCCGCACGCGCCGACGGTGCAGCACTACTCCGGACCGGGCTCGCCCTACTGGGCGTCGAAGGCGTTCGTGTGCCTGCTCGCGCCCCCGGAACATCCACTGTGGACGTCCACGGAGGAGCCCGCGCCGAGCGAAACCGCCGACACGGTGCTCGCCCTGCCGGCCCCGGGCCTGCTGCTGCAGGCGACCCGCGACGACGGCGTCGTCCGGCTGCACAACCACGGCAGCGACGGCGTCCGGCCGCACGAAGCCGAGGCGGCGGCCGGGGACCACCCGCACTACGGCCGGTTCGCCTACTCCACCCGGACCGGGCCGACCGCGCGCGACAACCCGGCCGACAACCACTTCGCGGTCGTCGTCTCCGGTGCCCGCAGTGTCCGGCGCCGGATCCACCCGCTCGGCGCGGGCCAGGCCGACGGCTGGGGCTGGGCGGCGTCCTGGCACCGCCCGGTGTTCGGGTCCGGCCCGGCGACGGTGCCCGGGCTGCGCGTCGAGAGCGTGACCGTGGTGCGCGGGCGGGACGAGTTGCGGGTGCACCGCGTGCTGGGCGCCCCGCCCGGCGCGAGCGTCGAAGAGACGGGCTGGGCGACCGCGCCCGGCGAGTCCGTGCTCCGGCCCCTCGCCGGCTGGACGGGCCGGGCCGAGGTACGCGCGCCGCACGGCACGGCGTTCGTGCCGTGGGTGTCGCTCTCGCGGCTGACCGGGGACGTCGACGGCACCGCGGTCTTCGTCGCGCTGGCCGCGCTGGGCGGCGAGGCGGGCGACTCGGTCGCGTCGGTCGTCGAAGAGGGGGTCGACGTCGGCTGGCCGGACGGGTTCGCGGTGCGGATCCGGTTCGGGCCGCTGCGGGTGGACGGCGGGCCTTGACGGGCGCGCAGTCCGGCTGCATACTCCCGTAACCTCCCGTTAATCGATTAACGGAAGCCAGGGAAAGGAGGGCGCCGCGATGGTCCGGGTCCGGATGTCCGACGTGGCTGCCCGTGCGGGGGTTTCCACGGCGACCGTGTCGATGGTGCTCAGCGGGCGGGACGAGGCACGCGTGTCGCCGGAGACGCAGCGGCGGGTGCGGGAGGCCGCCGCCGCGGTCGGGTACAAGCCGAACTCGGTGGCGCGGAGCCTGCGGACGCAGCGGACGCGCATGGTCGGCCTGATCTCGGACACGATCGCCAGCACGCCGTTCGCCGGGCGGATGCTGGCCGGGGCCAACGACGTCGCCCGGGAGCAGGGGCACCTGGTCGTCCTCGTCGACACCGAACAGGACCCCGCGGCCGAGCGCCAGGCGCTGAACGCGCTGAGCGGCCAGCAGGTCGACGCCATGATCTACGCCAGCATGCACCACCGCGTCGTCGAGGTGCCGGACGGCCTGCCCGAGGACGCCGTCCTGCTCGACTGCGCCCCGGCGCGCGGGGGCCGGGCCGCGGTCGTCCCGGACGAGCGGGCCGGCGGGGTGGCCGCGGTGCGGGAGCTGGTGGCCGCCGGGCACCGCCGGATCGCCTTCCTGGACGCCGAAGAACGGTTCGGGCTCGTCGCCTCGCCGCTGCGGTACGACGGGTACCGGCAGGTGCTGGCGGAGGCCGGGATCGAGCCGGATCCCGCGCTGCACGCCCGTGCCGAACCGGTGGCAGGCGGGGGCCGGGCGGCCGCCGGGCGGCTGCTGGACCTGCCGGCGGAAACCCGCCCCACCGCGATGTTCTGCTTCAACGACCGCATGGCGATGGGCGCCTACGCGGCCGCGCACCACCGGGGCCTCTCGGTGCCCGGCGAGCTGTCCGTGGTCGGCTACGACGACCAGCAGCTGGTCGCGGCCGAACTCGATCCGCCGTTGACCACGATCGCGCTCCCGCACTACGAAATGGGCCGCTGGGCGATGGAGGTCGCGCTCGGCCTGCGGCAGGCCGACCCGGCGGAACCGCACCGCATGCCGTGCCCGGTCATCCGCCGGGCTTCGGTGGGCCCGCCGCCTGCCTCGCCCGAGGACTGACCGGCGGCGGACCGCACTTCGCACTGCATCCCACATGGCAGTTGGCGCTGCCATCCGGCACGGAGGCGACGGTGAGGTCGCGCTCCGCTACAGAGAAAGAGATTCCACGGTGAAACGCAAATCCCTCTCCGTCATGGTAGCGGTCCTGCTCGCGCTCGGCGGCTGCGCCCGCGCGAGCCAGGAGTCGTCCGGCGCGCCCGGTGAGATCACCATGTGGACGCACTCGGCGGGCAACCCCGGCGAGCTGGCGGTCTACCAGCGGATCATCGCCGACTTCAACGCTTCCCAGACCCAGTACAAGATCGTCGAACAGAACTTCCCGCAGGGCTCGTACAACGACGCGGTCACCGCGGCGGCCGCGTCGCGGAAGCTGCCCTGCCTGCTGGACATGGACGGCCCGGTGATGCCGAACTGGGCCTGGGCCGGCTACCTGCAGCCGCTGGGCCTGCCGGACGACCTGATCAAGACGCTGCTGCCCACGACCGTCGGCCGCTACAAGGACACCGTCTACTCGGCGGGCTACTGGGACGCCGCGCTGTCGATCTTCGCGCGGAAGTCGGTGCTGGACAAGAACCAGATCCGGATCCCGGCGATCGAAAAGCCGTGGACGCTGGACGAGTTCGACGCGGCCGTCGCCAAGCTGAAGGCGAACGGCTACGCCACGCCGCTGGACCTGGGCGCCGCCGACAAGGGGGAGTGGTGGTCGTACGCGTACTCGCCGATGCTGCAGAGCAGCGGCGGTGATCTGATCGACCGCGCCACCATGAAGTCCGCAGAAGGCGTGCTGAACGGCCCCGACGCGGTCAAGTTCTTCACCTGGTTCCAGCAGGCGTTCAAGAAAGGCTGGGCCGACAACGCGGGCCCGGTCGGCAACCAGCGGTTCATCGACAACAAGGTCGCCCTCAGCTACACCGGCGTGTGGAACGCCAAGGACGCACTCGAAAGCGTCGGCGACGACCTGCTGATCCTGCCGCCGGTCGACTTCGGCAAGGGCCCGAAGATCGGCGGCGGCTCCTGGCAGTGGGGCATCTCCGCCGGCTGCCCGAACGCCGACGGCGCCCGCGCGTACCTGAAGTTCAGCTTCCAGGACAAGTACCTCACGGCCTTCGCCGACAGCCAGGTCGTCATCCCGAGCACCACGGCCGCCGCGGCGGCGTCGAAGTACTTCGGCGACACCGCTCCGCTGCACCCGTTCGCCGTGCTGTCGCAGAAGTTCGCGCTCGCCCGCCCGGCCACCCCCGGCTACCCGGTGATCTCCTCCACGTTCGAGAAGGCGGCCAAGGACATCATGAGCGGCGCCGACGTGAAGCCGGCGCTGGACACCGCCGTGCGCGCGATCGACACCGACATCAAGTCCCAGAACGGCTACGGCTTCTAGTGGGCCGGCCTGCCGCACTGAAAGAGTCGTTCATGTCGTCCGATGTAGCGAAAGAGTCGTTCACTGCACCGGCCCGGCCGAAAGTCCACCACGAACGGCGGTCCGCGCGCCGGGCCGGCTGGGCCATGGCCGCGCCCGCGGTGCTGTTGCTGCTGGCGTTCCTGATCGTCCCGGTGGTCCTCGGGTTCGTCCTGTCGTTCACCAACGCCCGGCTCGTCTCGCCCGAGCCGACCACCTTCACCGGCCTCGACAACTTCGTCCGGGCCTTCACCGCCGATCCGGCGTTCCTCCGTTCGCTGGTCAACACCTTCTGCTTCGCCGCGGTCGTCGTGCCGGTGCAGGCCGGGTTCGGGCTGCTCCTGGCCGTGCTGGTGAACCGGAAGATCCGGGGCGCGGTGGCGTTCCGGGTCATCTTCTTCATCCCGGTCGTGACCTCGATCGTCGTGGTCTCGATCCTGTGGAAGTTCATGTACCAGCCGGACGGGCTGATCAACTCGTTCATCGACTCGATCACCTTCGGCGCCTGGCAGGGCACCGCGTGGCTGAACGACCCGAGCACGGCGCTGACGGCGATCATCGTGCTGTCGATCTGGCAGGCGGTCGGCTTCCACATGCTGATCTGGCTGTCCGGCCTGCAGACCATCCCGCCGGAGCTGTACGAGGCGGCGCGGATCGACGGCGCGGGCACCTGGCAGCAGTTCCGGAACGTGACGTGGCCGTGCCTGCGCCCGACCCGGGTGTTCGTGCTGATCACGATCACCATCGCCGCGCTCGGGCTGTTCGTCCAGATCGACGTGATGACACAGGGCGGCCCGGTGGACTCGACGTCGACGCTGGTCTACCACGCGGTCCGGATGGGCTACCACCAGCAGCAGATCGGCTACGGCTCGGCCCTGTCGCTGGTGTTCTTCGTGCTGGTGCTGATCGTCGCGCTGGTCCAGCGCTT belongs to Amycolatopsis tolypomycina and includes:
- a CDS encoding DUF2264 domain-containing protein, which translates into the protein MKLPGDDHALSPHTGYTRDHWIAVADGLLAAAWRWATPGGARLDLPGPPSGSGVRSDGLEGFARTFLAAAFRVAGEAGKDPHGWLERYAGGLDAGTRTPGRDDAESWPLIGDHPVAGQPMVESASVALGLRLTRPWLWDHLAPAVQDRVEAWLRGALRHVPAPNNWYLFPFTVAGFLASVGRADAETAQARDRALELLDGWYRGDGWYGDGDGRAFDHYNGWALHLYPVLDAHLAGGPAPFGPRLREHLASFGLWFGGDGAPLHFGRSLTYRFAAASAVGLGAVTGDTPLRPGVSRRLLSGALRYFLDRGAVDEHGLLSLGWHGPHAPTVQHYSGPGSPYWASKAFVCLLAPPEHPLWTSTEEPAPSETADTVLALPAPGLLLQATRDDGVVRLHNHGSDGVRPHEAEAAAGDHPHYGRFAYSTRTGPTARDNPADNHFAVVVSGARSVRRRIHPLGAGQADGWGWAASWHRPVFGSGPATVPGLRVESVTVVRGRDELRVHRVLGAPPGASVEETGWATAPGESVLRPLAGWTGRAEVRAPHGTAFVPWVSLSRLTGDVDGTAVFVALAALGGEAGDSVASVVEEGVDVGWPDGFAVRIRFGPLRVDGGP
- a CDS encoding LacI family DNA-binding transcriptional regulator — protein: MVRVRMSDVAARAGVSTATVSMVLSGRDEARVSPETQRRVREAAAAVGYKPNSVARSLRTQRTRMVGLISDTIASTPFAGRMLAGANDVAREQGHLVVLVDTEQDPAAERQALNALSGQQVDAMIYASMHHRVVEVPDGLPEDAVLLDCAPARGGRAAVVPDERAGGVAAVRELVAAGHRRIAFLDAEERFGLVASPLRYDGYRQVLAEAGIEPDPALHARAEPVAGGGRAAAGRLLDLPAETRPTAMFCFNDRMAMGAYAAAHHRGLSVPGELSVVGYDDQQLVAAELDPPLTTIALPHYEMGRWAMEVALGLRQADPAEPHRMPCPVIRRASVGPPPASPED
- a CDS encoding ABC transporter substrate-binding protein, with the protein product MKRKSLSVMVAVLLALGGCARASQESSGAPGEITMWTHSAGNPGELAVYQRIIADFNASQTQYKIVEQNFPQGSYNDAVTAAAASRKLPCLLDMDGPVMPNWAWAGYLQPLGLPDDLIKTLLPTTVGRYKDTVYSAGYWDAALSIFARKSVLDKNQIRIPAIEKPWTLDEFDAAVAKLKANGYATPLDLGAADKGEWWSYAYSPMLQSSGGDLIDRATMKSAEGVLNGPDAVKFFTWFQQAFKKGWADNAGPVGNQRFIDNKVALSYTGVWNAKDALESVGDDLLILPPVDFGKGPKIGGGSWQWGISAGCPNADGARAYLKFSFQDKYLTAFADSQVVIPSTTAAAAASKYFGDTAPLHPFAVLSQKFALARPATPGYPVISSTFEKAAKDIMSGADVKPALDTAVRAIDTDIKSQNGYGF
- a CDS encoding carbohydrate ABC transporter permease, whose product is MSSDVAKESFTAPARPKVHHERRSARRAGWAMAAPAVLLLLAFLIVPVVLGFVLSFTNARLVSPEPTTFTGLDNFVRAFTADPAFLRSLVNTFCFAAVVVPVQAGFGLLLAVLVNRKIRGAVAFRVIFFIPVVTSIVVVSILWKFMYQPDGLINSFIDSITFGAWQGTAWLNDPSTALTAIIVLSIWQAVGFHMLIWLSGLQTIPPELYEAARIDGAGTWQQFRNVTWPCLRPTRVFVLITITIAALGLFVQIDVMTQGGPVDSTSTLVYHAVRMGYHQQQIGYGSALSLVFFVLVLIVALVQRFLTREKS